CATAACTTTTGGTCGAGAACAACTTGTTTTGTTCTTGATCATTCAGGCAAATGATGGGATCCCTCTATTAGCAGATTCAGTATGTATCTAGTATTATATTACTTaaccaatataaaaaaaatatatatgacatAGGCTATCtagcattaaaaaatattttactaagtCTAATTTGTCTAACACGTATCTTTAAACGATGGTATTAGCCATATCTACTAATGTCTGTGTTGTTTTCATTCCAAAAAACTAAAGGTAATGTGTATGTACATTACAGGGCATCTCAATACAGTGTTTCTTGTTAAGCATCAAAAGGAAATCATTTGATACATATATTGTCATCAGGTATAACATATTTTATGAAGCTTTACATATTAGGATTATATGTTTctataaataaactaatgtCTCTTCTTTGATTCTTGTTTTGCAGGCTAATGCGTTGTCATATGCTGTTGCTCGTAGTCCTCTTCACTAGATTTAAgcatattttaagtattactTTCGGCTAGTTGtattttggatgtgttttttcaaatttattttgtcattttgtttgttaatcaagtgggtgtttgtaatttttgtagCATTGCATCATTTTTATTGTTGGTTTGGATCTTGACAATTGTTGTAAAAATGGTAAAACGTAATCAAGttaaatttataatcacataatCAGAGTGGCTAATCTGAaataggttaaaaaaaaaaattgggttgAACCCAGAAACCGGATTCTGGTTTTTGAAAACCCGAATACAACTGGGTTTCAGACCGGATTTGATCCGGCTTAACCTGGGCTAGGTTCCCAGGTTGGAACCTGGATGAACAGTACTATCAATTCATAACTTCAAAACATTTATCTCAAGAAACGTAAATCAAATCAATATAGATGAGTTATGAAATATGAATggttaataataatatgattatttGTCACTTATAATAATCTATATTCTCGTTGGATACCACTAATATTCACTAAGAGCACTAATAGTGAGTTAGGCATAGTTAAAATTTAGGTAAGATTTAGCTAATTTGTTCAAAATACATCTATATCAAACTAGCTAAATCCATAGTAATTTTGTCTATCATGTTTTTGGCTGGCTATATTTAGCTAACCCAGCCCCAAATTGCTAACCAAATTATTTTTTGGCcataaaataatctaatatatactacaaaaaaaaaaattgtatcatCTAAATTCGttataaaaaatgcaaaacgtattattaataaataattataacgaattttgtgttttttgtaataaatTTAAGTgacgtaaaaaaattatttattataacaaCCACTGCTGCTTTTAGAACTATCACACGACCAACGCCTACACCTTTGAATATTTCATCCATTAAATACTCTCTATTGgcaactttttgtttttgtaatcaTTGAAGCTTCTCGATCAATCATTATTTATAGTATTGACAGTTAAATGGTTTCTGTATTGCTCTAATGGTTGCTTTGTATATTTGAATAACAAGTTTTATTGAAAACTCTCATGCTGTGAAGTGTTGGAGACCacataaacaaatatttttcccTCCTTAAATGTTTGCACTTTGTTACGGGCTTCCCTTTtcaattatttcttaaaaattatgTCCATGTTTATCTGATAAccgttggaaaaatatgattgttgaataaatatatttgttagAATAATATgactattataaaaaaataccgttaaaaaattatatgttgaaataatatgaatgttagaaaattaatatgtatttttttaacaacgAATAAATATTCCAATtactattaaaattaaaataaatgaaaatattaaaattaatattttaacagaATAGTAATAGATTTAAAAGGTTTgttatttgatattattaaaaaatggctagttaaatttgaaaaagtgaattttatagtaaaaaattAGCTAAAGAATAGCTAAGCCATTGCTATTGTTCTAAGCGGCCTAAAAAGAACTAGGCATAAAGCCCAATGGGGGTGGTCTCTCGTATGGATGAGCTTATGATCCACGATTTGCTCGACTGCAATGCACCTATTAGGGGTACCCATGTCCCTCCCCCACCACCACATGGGTGGGGACAATTTAGGCCCCTAAATCCCTGCACCACCTCATCTCGTTCAGATGTTGGGGGTGGATTGGCCACTATGATAATCTGTTTCTTCTTGTTCACCTATGAtgaaaaacaataacaaaattcaaaacactCGAAAAACAATTCCACAAATTCATCTCTAACATAAAAAGATCCACATCCGACGACAAAATCCATGAATTTACAAGTCTACCCATGGCATttaacatattgaaaataatcTCAACCTTTTGCTCCTGCCAAACTATGGCATGGTTGTAGATCTAACTAAAGAATCATGGTCATGAATGGTTGTGGGTTTCTTTGCAAACCCAAACCATGCTTCaagaataacaaaataaaaagtagaggagaaagaggaagagggagaggagagaacgAGGGCAttggggagggagagagagaggtgttaAACAAAACTTAATCTCAAAATGACATCGttttgtttaaaattaataaaacataagATTAAACTATatccttttattaaatatttcttttaatatataatatacatgggTTGAGTTAGGCTGGCGAGTTTAGGCCCAAGCCGAACCTCGCTCCCAACCCTACACCTATCCAAATAATTTAATCAAGCATGTGAATTCAGAATCTACTATGCCAATACATAATTTATCCTCAATATTTGACAAATACATATTTCACAAATGAATTGAGTAATTGTTCATGTGCTTATTGAGGCTCAAATAATCACAAAAAGTCTCCATAAGATATTGTTGTAATCACAAAATTGGCCAGAAGATAATAGAGAGAATGTCACCTATAATTTAAGACGATTGTAACGTTTTTTGAAATATAGAACCACATATCTGAACTAAAATATAGAAAGAACTAACTATTGTTCCCGCATCCATAAAGcttttatcttttccttttttaataaaaaatgttgcATTGATTTAACTTCGAAATTGTGTCAGTTTTCTATACTTTCTATCACCCTTCAATTGATGGTGACATAGGGTCAACTGTGTCAACACAACACTTATGGGTTAAGGAatcagaaaataaaagagagtgatgttttcttaattatatttatgcttTCATGTTTTGCTTAGGGAGTTCTTTTTTAACACGGTTGTGAAGGAAAatgttaatttataacttgTGAGTAGGAAATGTCTAATTGCCCGGGAAATGTCAAATGGGGCTACAGTGGGGTACCTGCGGGCACTGGTACGGTAGCATCTGAGCTcgaagatttttttaaaaaggtttCTGTAGCATGTTTTTGACGgggttaataaataaaatagcaagaaaaaagaattgaaacAAATAGgacagatattaaaaaaaaaaaaaaaaacaacagatCCAGATCCAAACCAAAAGGAAGTAAAAAAACAGAGCTGGGCCGACAGGtttaaaattgaacaaaaaGGGCAGTTACTACAAAGATtcaaaattagagagagagagagagagagagagagacatagagagaagagagaggttCCTCTTGAGTCTTGCGCATTTCCTCTCGTCCTTTTTCGCATTCCAATCGTTGAATTTCAAACCCTAAATCCTTCGTACCAGAGAGGAACGCAGGGCAAGAAATACCTACTCCATCAGATCTCTCCGATTTATTTCCCTTGTTTTCGGTCTTCACTCCGATCGATCCTCATCCACCTCTTTCTCTCACGTTTTTTGgggcttttatttttctcaagagCTACCCATCTATCCATCTTTTTATCTATCTATTAATCTCTTGGGATCAGATCTTTGATCTTGGAAATCTCGGAGCGATGGAGGCGATCGAGGAGTTGTCTCAGCTGTCGGAGTCGATGCGGCAAGCCGGGGCTCTTCTTGCCGACGAAGACGTTGACGAAAACCCCGGCTCATCCTCCGGTTCTTCTAGAAGGGCCTCTACTTTCCTTAATGTTGTAGCTCTTGGAAATGTCGTAAGTCTACCCTTTCATCTCTCTACTTTTAGTTCTCGTTTTCACGTGTGTGAATGGGTGACGATATATTGGACTTATGTGTTTACAGAGAGGGAGATCGCCTCGATTTCTCTATGCACAAGCTTTTAGATTTTCAGTTCTTTTATACGAAGGGAGATGCTTCCTTCTGGATTGGAAGTGGCCCTCTATGCATGTCTTAATGGCACTGCGGTCTGCATGCTGACTTAATTCATGTAGATGATTTACTAAGAGAGGTTATGGTTTTATTACTTGAAAGGTGTTATTGGGGCTTGCAAAAAGTAAGGAGAGAGGATTAACCTGTTTGATTGATTACTTGCGTTTAACTGGTTTAATATCATTAAAATGCACCTGTGTGTTGATATTAACTTGAAACGAGGGAGTTCTGAACGTATAAGTGTAAGCttgttttatagtttttgaCTGGATGATTAATGCTGATGGTCACTagagtttttcttgaatttctctTTGAGATGTATATGATGATTCAATTTCAAgcgtcaagtgaagttttgaaatattgtgtttaatttattcttaCAACTTACAAGAAAACGTTTGAAAATCAACTCAGACGCGAGGTGTTACTTGTTAGTAACAATCTCTTTTCCTGTGCAATACTGCTTTCATTGTCGGGAGATCCTgatgtaattttgttttttggtgtGCCACAAATTGAATAGGGTGCTGGTAAATCTGCAGTCTTGAACAGTTTAATTGGGCATCCTGTTTTGGTAAGTTTGGAGtttaatatattgttttaaaaaaaaaaaaaatcttatatagCATATAAACTAGTAAGATCTACCTTTGTTATTAAGATATGTTCTCTTCTTCGTCCAGCCAACTGGTGAAAACGGTGCCACTCGAGCTCCCATAAGCATCGATTTGCAGAGGGATGGTTCTTTGAGCAGCAAATCGATTATTTTGCAGATTGACaataaatctcaacaagttTCTGCAAGTCAGTAACGACAATCAGTAGTCATAATTACTTCATGTTTACTACTGCTTTTACTTAATATGTCAAATATCAGAAACTTCTTTTGAGGATTTCAACAGCACCACTGACCTGGCCCTGCAGTTCTAGATTCTAGAATGACCAATAAAATCTGCCTAGCAAGTGACTTTGTGATGCCTGCATCAATTACAATCCCTACATTACGGGGTGCTTagtgataatataaaaaatgctaGGGTGTTTTGTTTAGAACAAATCTGGGATCTTTATGTTCATTCCTTACTGTCTTGGGTTTCAGTTTTAGGTAACAATGGTCTTTCCGTTCATGATTTTCTGATGTCACTTTCCGTTTTCTAGAATGTATtttggtgttttcttttgtatacttcctgtgtacatgggcttcgccTATACATTCGTTTcaataattacttataaaaaaatataacaaatgcTAGGGTGTTTGAAATTCTCTTTATCTGTTGATGTGCTTTGTTTGATTAATGTGGCGCTTATGCAGGTGCTTTACGACATTCTCTTCAGGATAGACTGAGTAAGGGTTCCTCAGGCAAGAGTCGAGATGAAATATATTTGAAGCTACGCACAAGTACAGGTTTGTCCATAATCAATAGTCTTTCATCTCTCTTAACTTATGTGATTAAAGATTTTACTAAAAAATGTTTTTCCTGGAAAATGAAAAGTTCCTAAAATTATGGTACGGGTATTGAAAGAGTCTCTGGAATACATATAAAGTTTGTGGAGGCATCAATAACATTTGGATGTGAAGAGATTAGTGTATGGATAAGTAATGGCTAAAAGTAATAGCAGTATCTTGTGGTGCAAAGAAACTTCgaataatttgaattattattatatccTTTTGTTCTCTTTTTCCATTATAGATGCATAAAATTTAAGTAGATGGGTCATTGACAAGCGATTTGACATTACAATAATGCCAAATATCTGTTTGGGATCAGTCTTAGATTGTTACATGTGTAGAATATATATCTTGAAATTTGGTTGCATTGATGAATATTGTCCTTATATTGTAACAATGAATGTTTCTTCACGAGATTTCTATATTTGTGTGCATCCTTTTAATGCTCTTATGATCTGCATTAAAAGCTTTTTAAAATTCACTCCATGTTATACTGACATCTGTGTTGGGGTTGGTGCATGTTTCATTTGATTTCCTGCTGTCATGCATGTATTCTTTGATTTATTGgttccttttattttaaatttctatccGACGTAATTTTTCCTCAGCACCTCCTTTGAAGTTGATTGATTTACCTGGGCTGGATCAACGGATCATGGATGACTCACTGGTAAGTGGTGTAAATTATGTCTAGACCTTTTGTTTATCAAGGACATAGATGGCCTAGGCCCAAGAGTTCATCATTCTTGCAGTAGACTGTTTTCCATGTTTCAgctcatttatgtttttaatttttacacatAGGTTCTCAATGAATTTTCTTGCAATAGTTTTGGTGCATTTGAATTATTATTGGATATGAAACAATTTCGATTGATAATGTTCTTAATGATCCTTGTATAGGTTAGTGAATACGCAGAGCACAACGATGCCATTCTACTAGTTATAGTACCTGCTGCACAGGCACCTGAAGTTGCTTCATGTCGAGCCATCAGAATCGCCAAGGAATATGATGGAGATGGTAACTTGCTCTTTCGTTTGTGACCTTTTTACTCGGGGGAGGTTAAATTTGATTATATTCCTTTATATGAATGCATATGAGATATTGCTTTTTTAGATGTTCATATGCTATTATCTCCTTTGTTTCTAATGCGACcttctcttctccttcctctttttttttttttttttctttttcttttttaatattagtaatttaaatgTTGATTATAGGTACCAGAACCATTGGTGTAATTAGTAAAATAGATCAAGCTGCATCAGATCAGAAATCACTTGCTGCAGTTCAGGCTCTCCTGTTAAATCAGGGGCCATCAAGGGCATCTGATATCCCATGGGTTGCTTTAATAGGCCAATCAGTCTCAATAGCATCTGCGCAATCTGGATCGATTGGTTCAGAGAGTTCTTTAGAAACTGCATGGAGAGCAGAGAGTGAAAGTCTTAAATCCATTCTAACTGGAGCCCCACAAACTAAGCTTGGGAGAATAGCTTTGGTTGATGCTCTGGCGCAGCAGATTAGGAATCGCGTGAAAGTTCGGCTTCCAAACATCCTCTCTGGGTGTGTGTTCTGCTGATATATGGCATTCTATtttgatcttttcatttttttttatgcatcttttagatatatatgttttaactAGCAAGTTTAATTCCTGTAGTGcctaatattttttatgcatcttTCTAGTGTAATATTTTATGCACATATGAAAAAAGTATTTTGAGTCATTAGTGGgatttttttcataagtaattGAACTTTATCGAAAGGCACAATCCAGTTCAGCatacaaaaaatacaatatagAGGAAACAAAGTCACGTCCAAATGTTTCAAAGAGTCTCCCAGATTTTGAGCTGTCTACTTTGATTAGAGTTGACACTATCAAGTACTGCTGACAAGCAGATTGCATTGAACCATTAAATCCCGCTTTCTAGGTTGTATAGATCCAGTTTATTAAGTATTTTGCATGTCTAAATTTGATTCCATGCACATAATTAGCCACATACCTTTCTTGAAACTACTGCTTTTGAATGGATTCATATACGTAGTTTTTCCTATCAAGCATGATGAAATTGGGTTCCTATCAATGCccattcttttcatttctgcAGGTTACAAGGGAAGTCACAAATAGTTCAGGATGAGCTGGTGAGGCTTGGTGAGCAATTGGTTCAAAGTCCTGAGGGCACCCGAGCTCTAGCCCTGGAACTTTGCCGTGAATTTGAGGATAAGTTCCTCCTGCATGTTACATCTGGGGAGGtttgttttttgtaatatatacATTTAGTTTCAAAATATAGCCTTAAGTATTtaattttacctataaaaaataatagccTTAGGCACAGGGTTCTGCCAATTACTGAGATTTTATTGCAAATATTTTCGTAATTGCTTAAATTTGTGTTTCATTGATCAACATGGATATTATTAGTGTTTGTGTCTTCACTTCCTCTTCtgcttttccttcatttttcacTTGTGAAGCTTTGTGTATGATTTGGTATTTCACTTTTGAGCACTTGTATTTGTTGGAGGttatttttctatcaaaatatcATCTGATGCCATTCCCACATTTCTTCATAGTGACTGACAATTGCCTGAGGCAGCAACAGTTGCCTCATCTTTTAGAGTAATTTGTTGTTATCATTTTCCTGATTCATGACCCTCATCTATTGTTCCACTATTTTTTTTGTAGGGTTCTGGTTGGAAAATTGTTGCCAGTTTTGAGGGGAGCTTTCCAAATAGAATGAAGCAACTTCCTTTAGACAGACATTTTGATATCAACAATGTCAAGAGGGTATGTTTTATCCTTCCCCTTTTTCCCAAATTGCCTTGTTGCAGCTTACCTTTTGTTGCTTTATGGACATTTTTGGGGGCTTCTTATGACCTTTTGATTTCTAATTGTTGTACTAGATTGTGTTGGAAGCAGATGGTTATCAGCCATATCTCATATCCCCTGAAAAGGGTTTGAGATCCTTAATTAAAGGTGTCTTAGAGCTTGCAAAAGAACCATCACGGCTTTGTGTTGATGAGGTAAATCTAGGCATTCAGTGCTGTTTTCTTTAGTATGATTTGGATTTTTGTAGCTTCAGCATTGTTTATAAGGGTTTATTATCTAGATTCTAACTTATGATCTTTAGTGGGCTTTGCGAACGAATTCCCTTTTTCTACTGTATATTTACCTTTGAAGGCTTGAGTTGGGCTGCTGATAGATGATATGATTTCTGGAGCTTCTCAGTCTTCCTTTTCATACTTAATGATGATTAAACCTTGGCTTCAACtaagatttttatttgtttgttttggaattGCTTGTCTACAGTTAGTTCATGTCGTCTGTatggtatatattttttcaacaaattAAACTTTATTAATCATCAGAAAGGGTGATATCAAGTACACTGTAAGTTGTTCAAGGGTACACCTAGCTCTAGCAAGGCATTATAATCTTTACTGGGATCAATCTGTGCAAATGCTCTAATCAATTCCTTATACATTGATTTCTGACTGATAAATTAGGTACACCGCGTTCTGGTTGATATAGTTTCTGCTGCAGCAAATGCTACACCGGGTCTTGGAAGATACCCTCCTTTCAAGAGAGAGGTATGGTGCCTTgtcaaaatattcatttttgttgtttttcttataaattttatcATGTTTAATAGTATGACTACAAGTCTGCATTGTTTAAAATTTACTTCCttgttattcttttaaatttgtgatttttttttttttgataagtaagaaggtAATTTAAATTTGTGAATTTAAACCATGTTACTGTTATACAAGGTTGTGGCCATTGCAAGTGCTGCCTTAGACGGTTTTaagaatgaggcaaagaaaATGGTTGTTGCACTAGTTGATATGGAGCGAGCTTTTGTGCCCCCACAACATTTCATCCGTTTGGTGCAAAGGAGGTATTCTTAACATGTTTTTTGCCTGAAATTAACATTTGGTTTCATACCAGAACATGTTTTGTGGCATTTGGTTTGAGATTATAACACAGTTGACATTTGCTAAATGCATGTGATTCCTGCAAAATTGTTGAGTTCTGTAAACATTTGTAACAGAATGGCATGCCTTGCATAATTTCTTCAGGAAGATGCTTTAACTTCCATGTCATTGCTACATAGATTGATGGAGTTTCTTTTATCCCCCATCCCCTTGTGGGAAAAAAATGTCTTGTTCCTGAGTGTGTTGTGTCATTGctagtttggttttgaattttttttttttttttgcaatatttaTCTGGAGCTTATTAGGATGATCTGTTAATTTTATTCTCAggcttttaccctttttttaataaaatcttcaattatgtgataaaaaatCTTAGGATGGAGAGACAGCGCCGAGAGGAGGAGCTGAAAACTCGAACTTCAAAAAAGGGACAAGAGGCAGAGCAGGCAACACTAAACAGAGTAGGATATTTCTCTAATGTTTGTTGTAGAACAATTACATTGAGTTGATTTTGTTTAGTTTTCCTGAACTGTATATCTTGTTAATGAAGTCATTTTGTTCTTCGTATGCCTTGCTCATTATGCATATCTTGTTTCCTTTTCAGGCAACTAGTCCTCAAACAGGTGGTCAGCAGACTGGTGGAACCTTGAAATCAATGAAGGAAAAATCAGGGCAGGCAGAGAAAGAAGTTCAGGAGAATTCAGGTTTAAAGACTGCAGGTCCTGAAGGAGAAATAACAGCAGGTTTGTCTGCAAAATGCATGCTCATTTGTGACAATAGGttctatttatatgaaaatctatgtattttaaataaagattcagatttttaattaatgtagatATTCTATTCCTCATTTCTCTATTTATGGAAAACactacaattaaaaataaaatggggaCAACATTTTGGTTATGAAATTGAACTGGTTTTATTGCATGCTATATATCACATTGTTACAatgttttttacttataaaaaaaaagcattGTTACAATGTTTCAGATTATGAAGATACTTTGCAGTTAGATAAATTACTTCTTCTTGGTGAATGACACATATTTGCAGACTTACCTGTCCTAGATCATTTTTATGgggaattttcttttctattgatGAAAGTGCATTTTGTGCCAAAATAGAATTCATGATGCAATTAGCAAAGCTGTTTCCTGGGGTCATATCAGTTTTTGGGGCAACTATGCATGCCGATGTCTTCAGAGCACTTAAAAGACTCACTCGAGCTGTAGCCCAGCTTTGTTTGGGGAGTTACATTATACTGACtctgcattttattttactGCAGGTTTTATATTAAAGAAAAGTGCAAAAACTAACGGCTGGAGCCGTCGGTGGTTTGTTTTGAACGAGAAGACCGGAAAGGTTTGTAACATTAGTTCAAAGCCTGCCAAATTCAAGCTTCAATTTATAAGTTAGGGGGTTCTCTTACTTTAAGGCATCATAGCCGTTGTAATATAAGATGTGTACTTCTTGTTAATGCAACTACTACCATCATCACAATTATGATCTTGGGATTTATTTGGCCTCTCCTTTATTCCACAGCTTGGTTACACCAAAAAGCAGGAGGAAAGACATTTTCGAGGAGTCATCACTTTGGAGGTAATTACAAATGTTCATACTTTTCTACGTTTAGATCTGAATTTTGTAACTGTGTTGTTCCCCAAGTTTTTATGAAGCCTTTTACTGTTTAAGATTCTATCATTGTGACTAATGCTGGACAGGATGTATCGAGGGTTCTCGGGTAATCAACTGtgcattcaaaatgaaaattcatTAATTCTGGCGGGTGTATCAAAATATGGGCTAGTGGGGGGGAATTTTCATTCATATTATTAACGTTATTTTTACCCATAAAAAAAGTTACTGTGGAGAATTTTTACCTGATCTCTTGTAATTAGGCGTTCTCTCTTGTATACTCCATGTGTACTTGAGCTATGCCTAATTACTTGTTTAATAAACCtctttttacctatcaaaaactTTTTGCTGATCTCTTATCTGAATATTCATTCTAATCTTAAGTATGGGATTGTTTacctttcaaaaaagaaaagatctgATGGTATGGGATTATGGGTTTGGGTTTTTGCAATCCGTTTATGAAATACAGTTTGTATTTGTTTTCCCTTGGCCAGAAAGCAACACATAAGTTGGATGCAGTGAATACATATATGTTCACTTTTGCTAAAAGCAACGCTTATCTTTATTTAGCTGGCTCTGCAATGCTATGTCTGAAGTGTTacttatttacttttaaaaaaaatgttaatcgGAGGAACCaaattaaagggaaaaaaatgttcttttagttaatcaatatatttattatttctgaATGGCCTACTTGGCTTCgcctattttaataaaattcttatttactaataaaaaaattatttctaaatggCCTAAACCACATTGACCATCTAgctatgaaaagaaagaagcttGAGTAGTTGTaaagctttttattttttttattttaaattatggtaGGCTGGCAGATATCAATTCTAGGCAAGCTATTTCTGTAAAACGGTGAAAAACTTTCAAACTCTTGGAATAAATTGAGTTTTGTTCATAGAGATTGAAAGCAGCTGAATTTTCAACATGGAAATAGTAAGGGAAATTAATGCAGGAACTCTGTTTTTACCATGTTGATTCAGAACCCTGAGTCtgatattcatttttccattttcaaTCCTCGATAGCAATAGAGTAGAAAGTGAAATCTCTTGTTGACTATCTTGATTAGATTTTAGACACTATAAAATCGTGGATCAAAGTTGGTCTCCTGAGACGCTACTTTATTTGAATGTTAGAGTCATTTGTAGAAGATCAATTGCTTTTGGTAAAACTGTATCACAGATGGTTTTTGTAGAATTGGACATATCTCATTAGCATGCTCATCttttggtttgggttttagCCTTTCTGTCTTGATACATCTATAGACAAACTATATTTACATGCACACAGCTTATACGTGCAGATGCCCATGAAGGGCAGTCTATCCTTCAGATAACTATTTAGTGTACTTCATGCTAATAGTACTCGTCCCCATCTTATATAATTTCTGTGCAGGAATGTAATATTGAAGAGGCAACAGATGAGGAAGAACCTCCATCAAAGAGTTCAAAGGATAAGAAGGCTAATGGGCCAGATTCTGGAAAAGCACCCAGTCTTGTGTTCAAGATCACTAGCAAGGTTCCATATAAAACTGTTTTGAAAGGCATGTCCCTTTTCTTTCATCTTCAGTTTCTGAGATGTGGATACCCACCCCAACGTTTGTTATTTTGAGTTGCTAGCATATGTTGAACTAATTCCCCATTCATCTTGCAGCT
This is a stretch of genomic DNA from Carya illinoinensis cultivar Pawnee chromosome 3, C.illinoinensisPawnee_v1, whole genome shotgun sequence. It encodes these proteins:
- the LOC122302337 gene encoding dynamin-2A-like, whose protein sequence is MEAIEELSQLSESMRQAGALLADEDVDENPGSSSGSSRRASTFLNVVALGNVGAGKSAVLNSLIGHPVLPTGENGATRAPISIDLQRDGSLSSKSIILQIDNKSQQVSASALRHSLQDRLSKGSSGKSRDEIYLKLRTSTAPPLKLIDLPGLDQRIMDDSLVSEYAEHNDAILLVIVPAAQAPEVASCRAIRIAKEYDGDGTRTIGVISKIDQAASDQKSLAAVQALLLNQGPSRASDIPWVALIGQSVSIASAQSGSIGSESSLETAWRAESESLKSILTGAPQTKLGRIALVDALAQQIRNRVKVRLPNILSGLQGKSQIVQDELVRLGEQLVQSPEGTRALALELCREFEDKFLLHVTSGEGSGWKIVASFEGSFPNRMKQLPLDRHFDINNVKRIVLEADGYQPYLISPEKGLRSLIKGVLELAKEPSRLCVDEVHRVLVDIVSAAANATPGLGRYPPFKREVVAIASAALDGFKNEAKKMVVALVDMERAFVPPQHFIRLVQRRMERQRREEELKTRTSKKGQEAEQATLNRATSPQTGGQQTGGTLKSMKEKSGQAEKEVQENSGLKTAGPEGEITAGFILKKSAKTNGWSRRWFVLNEKTGKLGYTKKQEERHFRGVITLEECNIEEATDEEEPPSKSSKDKKANGPDSGKAPSLVFKITSKVPYKTVLKAHSAVVLKAESMADKIEWMNKIRNVIQPSRGGQVKGEGGGMRQSLSDGSLDMMARKPADPEEELRWMSQEVRGYVEAVLNSLAANVPKAVVLCQVEKAKEDMLNQLYSNVSAQSTARIEELLQEDQNVKRRRERYQKQSSLLSKLTRQLSIHDNRASAASSWSNGGGAESSPRTSGPAGDDWRSAFDAAANGSVDYNSFGDSSRSGSNGHSRHHSRHNSDPAQNGDVNSGSNSSSRRTPNRLPPPPPQSGSSSYKYY